Genomic window (Juglans microcarpa x Juglans regia isolate MS1-56 chromosome 2S, Jm3101_v1.0, whole genome shotgun sequence):
tttgtAAGAGTCTCCAAACAGGtcatctaatttaataaattacacCTAAAAAAGAGTAACAAATTActctaataatttaataaaagtatatgTTGCCTTTAGTTATCATCAAAGTCTATCAGAGTTGATTCAAATTGTactccaatattttttatttttattttctttattatatagtaaaaataaaaaaagaattcgTCTCTTGGACGATTATGTTAGTAAAGGTTGGGCattctatttttatgaaaagtgaAATCGAGTCTCTGTTTAGATAAAGCGTTATCTTTTGgatatttatctttagaaagTATCAGTAGTAGTGAAATTCAGATCAGTTTAGTAGCATACTGGTGGAGttctaaataattaatatagagATATCATTATATGTATCCGTTcataaatgtaaatttttttttgaaatgaataaatgaatgatGTGATTTCATAAACGAATGATGTATCCGACTGGACCatctaaaaagtaaaaactggTCGGCAAGGCCGGGCCACCCATAGAGCcatcattttcatttgtttctttttggtttttacaatttatttttttctaaactaaGGTTATTtggataaagtattttttgacaTTTCATTCGGTTCCCaagttttattagatttaactTGTAATGAAAACATATAACTgcgaatttgaaaaaaaaaaaaaaaaaaactgataattTGGATACGAATTGTTGACTTCCATCGTTTGTGGtgtaattagaaaaagaaaatatatatatatatatatatatatatatatatacatacaaccattttcacaactatttacataattttattctttattttataaaattgatatcttttacaaaaatatcttcaatttaaaacataattttataaatagttgtaaaaaaaattgtaaaaaataacatcgttttttttctttcacttcttTGTATTAATAATGAAAGCATTTTGACGGGTCTTGTTTCTTTTTGGGCTAAAATAATGGAATTGAACCACTCATAATTGCTTTGGATCAAAATAAACAATGGAACTGAATATGCTTGAATTGCTTTGGATGTTGATACGTACGAGTGTATCCTGTCAGAAACTTGTGTTCTTTTTCTCAAACAAATCTATTtttgggaaaacaaaaaaaaaaaaaaaatgattttatggaCTTAATTCtgataatttttctaaacaaaaaggaGGGGAGATGGCCACCATTGGACTTTGGAGTGGCCTCAGTCTCATCCTTCTCTTGAGACGTGAGATAACCAAAACGCTTAAACGCttatcatttataaatattcataaaagaaattaatgacgACCCCTGTCGCCACAGAAAGCTATGTTTCCTGTAGCGTTTTGAAGAAGACTTAAacaaattttcatttcttagATATGTCAACTGCAGATACTACATTCTCGAGATCTGGAGAGGAATTGCATCTTTCAGAATTTCATTCCTAAGAGAAACTAATTGGAGCTTCTCCATGTCACcaagtttttttaaaagatgcATCTGACAGTTTTCAGCAGCCATGACTCCAGCTGAGTAAGCTCCATGGACAGATCCCTGATTTTCCACACTAACTGCTTCTCCAGCAAAGAAAAGATTACCCATGGGTGCTCGAAGCCTCTCGTAGACATCTTCAGATTTTCCAACCAAGTCATACGAGTAACAACCAAGAGAGTTTGGGTCTGTTCCCCAACGAGACACGAGATACTGAACCTGTTGACAAGAACCAATCAGACCTTAGCACAAGGACATTGGTATTTAATCATCAACTTCAGTAAACCATTGTAACTTCTCAGCCCTCCAATATAATATTGTTGCCAGACCATATATTTCATTGAGAGAGTAATAGGCAGAGCAAAGACAAATTTCCTGGAAGAAAAACGGACACATGAAGATACTGAACTTACCGGCTCAGTTGCATCAGGAAACATTTTCTTGAGTTGTGACATCGCAAAATTTGCAGTAGACTCATCAGACAGCTTCTCAAGATCGTATGCAAACCTTCCAGCAGCCATGTAGACAAGGACTGGATGGCCTGTTGCCTTGTGAAGATTGAGAAAATAACCACACGCATATGAACTGGGTGCAACAGTGCCCAGAAATTCTACATTTGGCCAAAAAACTTTATCAAATTGCAGGGcaatcttattttcatttcctACACCAAGATCAGAAATAGCAGAAAGCTTCCAGTCAGGCAATTTTGGCTCAAATTCAATCAATTTGGCTTTGAGAACCCCAATGGGTACTGTTAAAATAGCAGCATCTGCAACAAAGATCCTCCCATCCTCAACTGTGACCATCACCTTATTACACCCGTTGGATATCTTTGTAACCCTACATAGAAAGATTTATAAAGCACCATAAAACAAcccatttttcttattcacgttcACTATGCTATGAATAATAAGAATCTTAGTTCAAAACAGCATGAAAGCTGCACACGGGATAGCCATAGAATTAACCAAAGGTAAGTGAAAGCAGGGGGAAAAGCATAAAAAATCTGAGctaaaaacttcataaatatGTTTTTCACCTAAGGAATTCCAAGCACATGTTGTCGGTTTAGTTAGCTTAGTTAGTAAACTCTCCTGGCATCATACCAACAACCAAGGAGTAGTCCAATATGGAGTTTAAGGGGAGGGAAACAACATCCTCCCATTGTATAACCCGTAAACTTAAGGGGCGTCCAATGTGATTGTGAAGAGGAACGaattcctcctttttcttttataagaatAGGAAACCAATTCCAGGATTCCTCCTTGCTTCATTATTTCCGTCCAACCATCCTGATTGCAGtaggttcattttttttaccaGTTTTATTAATGGGAatgggcatagcccaagtacatgggacattccccattttgtttttgcttttcttgattttttttttttttttttttttttgtgcataattttcaatttatcGTGTATGAATGAATGCACTTGAGTCATCTAGGAAATTAGAAGCAATACCGGTGATTCAAACGTATATCAATATCTTTTGCAAGAGCCTTTATTACAGGATCATAACCTTGCACCATAAGCCCATGACCACCAGAAAGAACATGCTCCTGTACATTGAGGAATGTCTTGATCAtgtaagtaataatatttttttgatcatGTAAGTAATAATAGTTTTTTGATCATGTAAGCAATAATTTGAAGGAGAAGTAACTTAAAACTAGAGATTACTAGTCAGCACGTGGCCCAACACAAATTCCATCAAATTGACATAGATGTATGTTGGTATTAGCGTAAATTTAATTGATATTAGTATCcaagaatatttttctttaacttgGCAACTGATGCCAAAGCCAGTCAAACATAAAGAAAGGCTTGTACAGATACAATGAAATGTCTTGAACACATTGTTGATTTTTTGTGGAGAAAATCTTTACAACTGCTTGGAGCAGATTGAACATATGATCAAGCTGTTTAACAGTAGTTGGCTAATTTGATAAGCCTATCTCTAACTCACTCCCCCAAAAAGAGAACCCTATGTCTAATAGTTTACAAAGACAGCAATTTTAGGAAGATTGTTGCAAAGATATTCTTCGACTCATTTTCTTCGTTCTAACTTAAAGGATGGAGACTTCAAGAGTGACCTAAAAAGTCACCTATTTTAGTTTTCAGTGGCAGACAGATTTGAAATGGGTAACCATACTCCATGATCATATCCTGTGCAGCCTTGGGGATGTTTGACAATTGCTGTCTAATTAGGAAGTTCTTTAGTTTCTTATAATCACCAACACTTCAAATCATTATCTCCGCCAAAAAACTATTAACTGAGAAAGATTAGAAACAACACTTGCCTGATCCCAGCTTTTTAAAGATATCATGTCAGCATCTGCTGCAAACCAAGCTTCCATTCTACATATGTACCATTGCAACACTTCATGGGCAAGTCCTTTTTGTCTACAGAAAAATGGAAGTTCCATGAGTGATGTTAACAGATTCAGAGCAAGTTGTGACAATGATATGCCCTGCTTCCATACCTTAAATCGGGAAGTCTATCCAACACAATTGAAATTGCTTGAAGAACAGACAGGTCATCAGTATGCTCATCTCTTACTTTCCCTATCTAGAAGTGTAAACAAAGAGCTAAAGACTATGTAAAATGCCAGGAGCAGAACACAGTCACAAGAAAAGAAAGTTCAAGAcgaaaacatgaaaaaaaatgacgA
Coding sequences:
- the LOC121252213 gene encoding probable polyamine oxidase 4, encoding MESKELFSTNLLDGTFASHIQRQQGSIPSVIIIGGGISGVAAAHILNDASFKVILLESRDRLGGRIHTDYSFGCPVDMGASWLHGVCNENPLAPLIRGLGLTMYRTSGDNSVLYDHDLESYMLYDVDGHQVPQHIVIEVGETFKRILEEIGKVRDEHTDDLSVLQAISIVLDRLPDLRQKGLAHEVLQWYICRMEAWFAADADMISLKSWDQEHVLSGGHGLMVQGYDPVIKALAKDIDIRLNHRVTKISNGCNKVMVTVEDGRIFVADAAILTVPIGVLKAKLIEFEPKLPDWKLSAISDLGVGNENKIALQFDKVFWPNVEFLGTVAPSSYACGYFLNLHKATGHPVLVYMAAGRFAYDLEKLSDESTANFAMSQLKKMFPDATEPVQYLVSRWGTDPNSLGCYSYDLVGKSEDVYERLRAPMGNLFFAGEAVSVENQGSVHGAYSAGVMAAENCQMHLLKKLGDMEKLQLVSLRNEILKDAIPLQISRM